A region of Plantactinospora sp. BC1 DNA encodes the following proteins:
- a CDS encoding cytochrome P450 — translation MTRGAGTVDLTDVDVFVAGGHPAVFAHLRAHDPIHLNQGADGSRFWALTRYEDVLWAYSSHELFGSTRGAIVGGSFRSEEDTSAGKMLVSTDLPRHRMLKQIIHPAMSTSVAKRVAARVSVLLDDALARLRRNGGGDFATEVATELPAGALMEIMGLSHEEAHHLIGLTRRMVGYRDEVFVETGGDERLRLAWLQAEIFEFFTDVVAARRRDPGEDLITMLLHGTVNGRKLTEEEVFYNCMNVAVGGNETSSYTGCTGLLALLDHPDQYDLLLSRPAIGSTVVDEMLRWSSTNAYVQRVVLRDVERGGVTFRAGESVTLWNYSANRDERVFADGDRFDATRSPNRHLSYGAGLHRCVGAPVAQAELSLLVEKIAAQGLRLKLAGDVRRLRSNFILGVTSLPVEPV, via the coding sequence GTGACCCGGGGGGCGGGCACCGTCGACCTCACCGATGTCGACGTGTTCGTCGCGGGTGGTCACCCGGCCGTCTTCGCGCACCTGCGCGCGCACGACCCGATCCATCTGAACCAGGGCGCCGACGGCAGCCGGTTCTGGGCACTGACCCGGTACGAGGACGTCCTGTGGGCGTACAGCAGCCACGAGCTGTTCGGCTCCACCCGGGGTGCCATCGTCGGCGGTTCGTTCCGCAGCGAGGAGGACACCTCGGCCGGGAAGATGCTGGTCTCCACCGACCTGCCCCGGCACCGGATGCTGAAGCAGATCATCCATCCCGCCATGTCGACCAGCGTCGCCAAGCGGGTCGCCGCCCGGGTGTCGGTGCTCCTGGACGACGCGCTGGCGCGGCTGCGCCGGAACGGGGGCGGCGACTTCGCCACCGAGGTGGCCACCGAACTCCCCGCTGGCGCGCTCATGGAGATCATGGGGTTGTCGCACGAGGAGGCGCACCATCTGATCGGCCTGACCCGACGCATGGTGGGCTACCGGGACGAGGTGTTCGTCGAGACCGGCGGGGACGAGCGGTTGCGTCTGGCCTGGTTGCAGGCGGAGATCTTCGAGTTCTTCACCGACGTGGTGGCCGCGCGCCGCCGTGACCCGGGCGAGGATCTGATCACGATGCTGCTGCACGGCACGGTCAACGGACGGAAGCTGACCGAGGAAGAGGTCTTCTACAACTGCATGAACGTCGCGGTCGGTGGCAACGAGACGTCGTCGTACACCGGGTGTACCGGTCTGCTGGCGTTGCTGGACCATCCCGATCAGTACGACCTGCTGCTGAGCCGGCCGGCGATCGGGAGCACGGTCGTCGACGAGATGCTCCGCTGGAGTTCGACCAACGCATACGTCCAGCGCGTCGTGCTGCGCGACGTCGAGCGCGGCGGTGTCACCTTCCGGGCGGGCGAGTCCGTGACGCTGTGGAACTACTCGGCCAACCGCGACGAGCGGGTCTTCGCCGACGGCGACCGGTTCGACGCGACCCGGTCCCCGAACCGGCACCTCTCCTACGGAGCGGGGCTGCACCGGTGCGTCGGCGCCCCGGTCGCGCAAGCCGAACTGTCGCTGCTCGTGGAGAAGATCGCCGCCCAGGGGCTGCGACTGAAGCTCGCCGGGGACGTCCGCAGGCTCCGGTCCAACTTCATCCTCGGCGTCACCAGCCTTCCCGTGGAACCCGTCTGA
- a CDS encoding acetyl-CoA carboxylase biotin carboxylase subunit family protein gives MERIAVVYDVGAATPTEILGSLDGLAEPVFVLPDSEQGSELAELISDFAAVTTFDTVLDHRPRGVLTFSDYQLEPAANLAERLGVPFHSPEAALNITRKFRQRSILNERGVDPTPTTLLTSLAAAAAVAGQIPLPAVLKPNRGFGGTNTYLVESTEELLTLAERLFGAEEVAPDDGYVAEGLIAGVDVAPPWGNYVSVESMVRGGEISHIGITGKLALTPPFREQGSYLPARTDAFDADAVLALTTNALTALGVGDSICHTEVKLTPDGPRIIEVNGRLGHPIYDLFKRAHRVDLIRVAAQLALGERPAIRLHPSRDVVYHYFGLPPVGAWKLSEISGLGQLRARGEVEQVSLLIKPPSSLDWRRGFQERIYTCIGRTDNHAALADFASRIDDILGIRYL, from the coding sequence GTGGAACGTATCGCGGTGGTCTACGACGTGGGTGCTGCCACCCCGACCGAGATCCTGGGCAGTCTCGACGGCTTGGCGGAGCCGGTCTTCGTGCTGCCCGACTCCGAGCAGGGCAGTGAACTTGCCGAGCTGATCTCCGACTTCGCCGCGGTGACGACCTTCGACACCGTTCTCGACCACCGGCCGCGCGGCGTGCTCACCTTCAGCGACTACCAGCTGGAGCCGGCCGCGAATCTCGCCGAACGACTCGGCGTGCCATTCCACTCCCCGGAGGCCGCGCTCAACATCACCAGGAAGTTCCGGCAGCGGTCGATCCTCAACGAACGCGGGGTGGACCCCACCCCCACCACCCTGCTCACCAGCCTGGCGGCGGCGGCCGCAGTCGCCGGCCAGATCCCGCTTCCCGCCGTGCTGAAACCGAACCGGGGGTTCGGTGGCACGAACACCTATCTCGTCGAGTCGACGGAAGAACTGTTGACGCTCGCGGAGAGGCTGTTCGGCGCCGAGGAGGTCGCCCCGGACGACGGGTACGTCGCCGAGGGCCTGATCGCCGGCGTCGATGTCGCGCCTCCCTGGGGAAACTATGTCTCGGTGGAGTCCATGGTTCGGGGCGGCGAGATCAGCCACATCGGGATAACCGGAAAGCTGGCGCTGACGCCTCCCTTCCGGGAACAGGGCAGTTACCTGCCGGCCCGCACGGACGCGTTCGACGCGGACGCCGTACTCGCGCTGACCACGAACGCACTCACCGCACTCGGAGTCGGCGACTCGATCTGTCACACCGAGGTCAAGCTGACTCCGGACGGTCCCCGGATCATCGAGGTGAACGGCCGCCTCGGCCATCCCATCTACGACCTGTTCAAGCGGGCACACCGCGTCGACCTGATTCGGGTGGCGGCCCAGTTGGCGCTGGGGGAGCGGCCGGCGATCCGGCTCCACCCCAGCCGGGACGTCGTGTACCACTACTTCGGTTTGCCGCCGGTGGGCGCGTGGAAGCTGTCGGAGATCTCCGGGCTCGGGCAGTTGCGTGCGCGCGGCGAGGTGGAGCAGGTGTCGCTGCTCATCAAACCTCCGTCGTCACTCGATTGGCGACGCGGCTTCCAGGAGCGGATCTACACCTGCATCGGTCGTACCGACAACCACGCGGCGCTGGCGGATTTCGCCAGCCGGATCGACGACATCCTCGGCATCCGCTACCTGTAG
- a CDS encoding MFS transporter: MQLQGTKSWRFRLLWSGQSVSVIGDGAAALAIPLLVLTVTGSAVATALAAAARTIAYLLFGLTAGTFVDRWDVRRTMIFCDVVRAVTFLVLPIVATFNGGIWIVPLAVAAASAGIFFETALAVAVQDSIAPEQLTGANAKLEFSNQVGLLLGPASIGVAIATIGVEKCLWLNAATFAVSVVTLVPLRFRDRPPGERETGRLGERLAGIWRETRAGLRYIWANSLLVRLVSLQAVINFVIAAETLVVFHADRGLHATSIWTGVVLAAAGLGGIVATGLAAWFADRFSAQALIAWSVIALGGSLLALAGSANPLQLAISNGLLGALSVFASVHIRTLRQRIVPREVLGRVTATARTLAFAANPVGAALFGLVAQAAGGNARWSFLAATVLSVASAAVAYRGLLRPARESAVSPVPGDGE; encoded by the coding sequence GTGCAATTACAAGGCACGAAGAGTTGGCGCTTCCGGCTGCTTTGGTCGGGCCAGAGCGTGTCGGTGATCGGCGACGGCGCCGCAGCGCTCGCGATCCCGTTGTTGGTGCTGACCGTGACCGGTTCGGCGGTCGCCACCGCGCTGGCCGCAGCGGCACGCACCATCGCCTACCTGCTGTTCGGCCTCACCGCGGGCACCTTCGTGGATCGCTGGGACGTGCGGCGTACGATGATTTTCTGTGATGTCGTCCGAGCCGTCACCTTCCTTGTTCTGCCGATTGTCGCCACATTCAACGGCGGTATATGGATAGTTCCGCTGGCCGTTGCCGCCGCCTCGGCCGGCATATTCTTCGAAACCGCGCTCGCGGTCGCGGTGCAGGACAGTATCGCGCCGGAGCAGCTGACCGGAGCGAACGCGAAACTGGAATTCAGCAATCAGGTCGGGCTGCTGCTGGGGCCGGCCTCAATCGGCGTGGCGATCGCCACCATCGGTGTCGAAAAATGCCTCTGGCTGAATGCCGCGACGTTTGCGGTGTCCGTGGTGACCCTGGTTCCGCTGCGATTCCGGGACCGCCCGCCGGGGGAGCGGGAGACCGGCCGGCTCGGTGAGCGGCTGGCCGGGATCTGGCGGGAGACCAGGGCCGGTCTGCGCTACATCTGGGCCAACTCCCTCCTGGTCCGGCTGGTGTCGCTGCAAGCGGTGATCAACTTCGTGATCGCCGCCGAGACGCTGGTGGTCTTCCACGCCGACCGGGGGCTGCACGCCACGTCGATCTGGACCGGCGTGGTACTCGCGGCCGCCGGCCTGGGCGGCATCGTGGCCACCGGGCTCGCCGCCTGGTTCGCCGACCGCTTCTCCGCGCAGGCCCTGATCGCCTGGTCGGTGATCGCGCTGGGTGGTTCCCTGCTCGCGCTGGCGGGCTCGGCCAACCCGCTCCAGTTGGCGATCTCGAACGGGCTCCTCGGTGCGCTGTCGGTCTTCGCCTCGGTGCACATCCGCACGCTCCGGCAGCGCATCGTGCCGCGCGAGGTGCTGGGCCGGGTCACCGCGACCGCGCGGACGCTGGCCTTCGCCGCCAACCCGGTCGGTGCGGCGCTGTTCGGGCTGGTCGCGCAGGCGGCCGGCGGCAACGCCCGGTGGAGTTTCCTCGCCGCGACGGTGTTGAGCGTGGCGAGCGCGGCGGTGGCGTACCGAGGACTCCTCCGGCCGGCTCGTGAGTCTGCGGTCTCGCCGGTGCCCGGCGACGGCGAGTGA
- a CDS encoding helix-turn-helix domain-containing protein, translated as MTAVIPQPDIIDPLAELDYPRLRHCTFRELSSDQPMLMIVGREHFEISEEEGTRTALLTVKRYLDGRHTIPEIAKLSGVDEASVRQIVSTLHEAGLLRRETPTEYIPGDVFAAQIDASCEMWARQIGFHHLFADLEHGDLRPEVFLGLILETYHYVKSAPKHISTAIAHCRDERLVPLLSEYFVDEWNHAGMLLGSLVQMGVPEEQVRSAHPIIGTWSLVNNLCEIARQDTLSYIACTSLFEARADDFEGGAASMRRAAVAAGFPEDSVDPVIRHMGIDVQAEHASLIGQATRILGDIPGRQAHVVVNNLHDLKHSYDQFHDQIVQYYSDISNYIPRVKVDYFSL; from the coding sequence ATGACCGCAGTCATTCCCCAGCCCGACATAATCGACCCGCTGGCCGAGTTGGACTATCCTCGGCTGCGCCACTGCACATTCCGTGAACTCTCCAGCGACCAGCCCATGCTGATGATCGTCGGACGGGAACACTTCGAGATCAGCGAGGAAGAGGGGACCCGTACGGCGCTGCTGACCGTCAAGCGGTATCTCGACGGGCGGCACACCATTCCGGAGATCGCCAAACTGTCGGGCGTCGACGAGGCGTCCGTACGACAGATCGTGAGCACGTTGCACGAGGCCGGTCTGCTGCGCCGGGAGACCCCGACCGAATATATTCCCGGCGACGTGTTCGCCGCACAGATCGACGCGAGCTGCGAGATGTGGGCCCGGCAGATCGGGTTCCACCACCTCTTCGCCGACCTTGAGCACGGCGACCTGCGGCCGGAGGTCTTCCTCGGCCTGATCCTGGAGACCTACCACTACGTCAAGTCGGCGCCGAAGCACATCAGCACCGCGATCGCCCACTGCCGGGACGAGCGCCTGGTGCCGCTGCTGTCGGAGTACTTCGTGGACGAGTGGAACCACGCCGGCATGCTGCTGGGCAGTCTCGTCCAGATGGGCGTCCCCGAGGAGCAGGTCAGGTCCGCGCACCCGATCATCGGCACCTGGTCGCTGGTCAACAACCTGTGCGAGATCGCCCGCCAGGACACCCTCTCCTACATCGCCTGCACCTCGCTCTTCGAGGCCCGGGCGGACGACTTCGAGGGTGGGGCGGCGAGCATGCGCCGCGCGGCGGTGGCGGCCGGCTTCCCCGAGGACTCGGTCGACCCGGTCATCCGGCACATGGGCATCGACGTGCAGGCGGAGCACGCCAGCCTGATCGGTCAGGCCACGCGGATCCTGGGCGACATCCCCGGCAGGCAGGCACACGTCGTGGTCAACAACCTGCACGACCTGAAGCACTCGTACGACCAGTTCCACGACCAGATCGTGCAGTACTACTCGGACATCTCGAACTACATCCCCCGGGTGAAGGTCGACTACTTCAGCCTGTAG
- a CDS encoding amidohydrolase family protein, whose translation MSAEKPVFRAAGCRVETQPYDEHSRLVSVYGEAGATATLEAPGYRHTRLTDLVRKRHLSWQDGSVEIEIPGDGRAWLMVFDPPPDVSIFDYRPEPLLEVPGSEPVAARFPVVDVHAHLGLGDADAAERVRLMNSVNVAVAITGGFADRGDTTADTARRFVAAAPGRFLAAATVDWSLVRRTNGGALLAERLHEDVTRHGAVLVNEAHDKGFGVDDHGVGPVPADPIHLDDLRLDPFWAAAAELGVPVIVHCGDDIATYRPWDARNEALRRLYRAPWSRRRPGGLSQQEVHARRDRVLTRFPRLRLVAAHLDGYGERLDVLAASLRRHPNLYVELGARHRVLARQPRHAARFLREFAGRVLFGGDRAQDAGTYREQFRVLETDDDAFAPLDPVDPGPLYGLDLPDDVLTELYRDAAARMLPGVAALLSAPGRPTA comes from the coding sequence ATGAGCGCGGAGAAGCCGGTGTTCCGGGCGGCCGGATGCCGGGTCGAGACGCAGCCGTACGACGAGCACAGCCGACTCGTCTCGGTGTACGGCGAGGCCGGCGCCACAGCCACCCTGGAGGCGCCCGGCTACCGGCACACGCGCCTGACCGATCTGGTGCGCAAGCGCCATCTGAGCTGGCAGGACGGCTCGGTGGAGATCGAGATTCCCGGCGACGGGCGGGCCTGGCTCATGGTCTTCGACCCGCCGCCGGATGTGTCGATCTTCGACTACCGGCCCGAACCGCTGCTGGAGGTGCCCGGCTCCGAGCCGGTGGCGGCCCGGTTCCCGGTGGTCGACGTGCACGCGCACCTCGGGCTCGGCGACGCGGACGCGGCCGAGCGGGTCCGCCTGATGAACTCGGTCAACGTCGCCGTCGCGATCACCGGCGGCTTCGCCGACCGCGGGGACACCACCGCGGATACCGCACGCCGATTCGTCGCCGCGGCGCCGGGCCGGTTCCTCGCCGCGGCCACCGTCGACTGGTCCCTGGTCCGGCGGACGAACGGCGGTGCCCTGCTCGCGGAACGGCTCCACGAGGACGTGACGCGGCACGGTGCGGTCCTGGTGAACGAGGCACACGACAAGGGCTTCGGGGTCGACGACCACGGGGTGGGTCCGGTGCCAGCGGACCCGATCCACCTCGACGACCTGCGGCTGGACCCGTTCTGGGCGGCGGCGGCCGAGCTGGGTGTACCGGTGATCGTGCACTGCGGCGACGACATCGCCACGTACCGGCCGTGGGACGCCCGGAACGAGGCGCTGCGGCGGCTCTACCGGGCGCCGTGGTCGCGTCGCCGCCCCGGCGGACTGTCCCAGCAGGAGGTCCACGCCCGGCGGGACCGGGTGTTGACCCGGTTCCCCCGGCTGCGCCTCGTCGCCGCCCATCTCGACGGGTACGGCGAACGGCTCGACGTGCTGGCCGCGTCGCTGCGCCGGCATCCCAACCTGTACGTGGAGCTCGGCGCCCGGCATCGGGTCCTGGCCCGGCAGCCGCGGCACGCCGCGCGCTTCCTCCGGGAGTTCGCCGGTCGGGTGCTCTTCGGCGGCGACCGCGCCCAGGACGCCGGTACCTACCGGGAACAGTTCCGGGTGCTGGAGACCGACGACGACGCGTTCGCCCCGCTGGACCCGGTCGACCCGGGCCCGCTGTACGGCCTCGACCTGCCTGACGACGTCCTGACCGAGTTGTACCGCGACGCGGCCGCCCGGATGCTGCCCGGGGTGGCCGCGCTGCTCTCCGCCCCGGGCCGGCCGACGGCATAG
- a CDS encoding MFS transporter, which translates to MTHEESGRKLPSGRTFIRFWTAQTVSQLGDEVFIVALPLIVYATTRSAGAMSIAFGMTMVPHIALGILGGALADRFDQRRLLATLSAAATAALLVLAAMLHFGAAGPVTLAVSALLLACLLAALLPGYESCIPRIVPAERLVSANSRLEVSRIVCAVVGPGLAGLLVTLGPGVGAIVFDAASFLVAGLLLLSLPPLAPRAAPRRPATTRNLLREIGEGIGLAFRTRSIRLGMLLSTTTNVCVGALHIVAIFQLRDRFDVPAPTVGLIMTGTAIFSLVVAALPRLQRRLGYPGTLAIGLLLSMVACLLMARPAHISWVIGALALETCGATVFNVGWRAMRQQVAGAEAIGRISGVSRGVAFLGAAVGGWLGGAVAASAGLSLYLYPGAAVIAGLVALALLRLPGYLARDLAT; encoded by the coding sequence GTGACTCACGAAGAGTCCGGCCGAAAGCTCCCTTCCGGCCGGACCTTCATCCGCTTCTGGACCGCGCAGACGGTCAGCCAGCTCGGCGACGAGGTGTTCATCGTCGCGCTGCCGCTGATCGTGTACGCCACCACCCGCTCCGCCGGCGCCATGTCGATCGCATTCGGCATGACGATGGTGCCGCACATCGCCCTGGGCATCCTCGGCGGCGCGCTCGCGGACCGCTTCGACCAGCGCCGGCTGCTCGCCACGCTCTCCGCGGCGGCGACGGCGGCACTGCTGGTGTTGGCGGCCATGCTGCACTTCGGTGCTGCCGGGCCCGTGACGCTCGCCGTGAGCGCGCTGCTCCTGGCGTGTCTGCTCGCCGCCCTGCTGCCCGGGTACGAGTCGTGCATTCCGCGGATCGTCCCGGCGGAGCGGCTGGTCAGCGCCAACTCCCGGCTGGAGGTCAGCCGCATCGTCTGCGCGGTGGTCGGGCCCGGCCTCGCCGGCCTGCTGGTCACCCTGGGCCCGGGGGTCGGCGCGATCGTCTTCGACGCGGCCAGTTTCCTGGTCGCCGGGCTGCTGCTCCTCTCGCTGCCGCCACTGGCGCCCCGGGCGGCGCCCCGGCGCCCGGCGACGACCCGCAACCTGCTCCGCGAGATCGGCGAGGGAATCGGGCTGGCGTTCCGGACCCGCTCGATCCGGCTCGGCATGCTTCTGAGCACGACGACGAACGTCTGTGTCGGAGCGCTGCACATCGTGGCGATCTTCCAGCTCCGCGACCGGTTCGACGTGCCGGCGCCGACGGTCGGATTGATCATGACGGGGACGGCGATCTTCTCGCTGGTCGTGGCGGCGCTGCCCCGCCTCCAGCGCCGGCTGGGCTATCCCGGCACGCTCGCGATCGGTCTGCTGCTCTCGATGGTCGCCTGCCTGCTGATGGCAAGGCCCGCCCACATCAGCTGGGTGATCGGCGCGCTCGCCCTGGAGACCTGCGGCGCCACGGTGTTCAACGTCGGCTGGCGGGCGATGCGGCAGCAGGTCGCCGGAGCGGAAGCGATCGGGCGGATCTCCGGAGTGTCCCGGGGAGTCGCCTTCCTCGGTGCGGCAGTCGGCGGGTGGCTGGGCGGTGCCGTGGCGGCGAGCGCCGGGCTGTCGCTGTACCTCTATCCGGGAGCCGCCGTCATCGCCGGCCTGGTCGCGCTCGCACTGCTCCGACTTCCGGGGTACCTGGCCAGGGACCTCGCCACCTGA
- a CDS encoding non-ribosomal peptide synthetase — protein MTANQSNGTLVDLFTRSRRRHGQRPAVGDGTTTLCYDELDHRSDAVAALLRSHGVGTEDRVGVCLPRSVDFAVAVLGILKAGAAYVAVDPRYPDARRGQMLVGSGADVVLGDPSARPAGVTATFVSISDWSGFAGHGVDQPPLPENAASVLFTSGSAGEPKAIVLEHRNLVSFATNPSLPRLGPEDRTGQISSVSFDAFHFEMWNTLAAGAQLVILPAVPDLLAADFQRQMKRYGITAMLVPTMVVNHVVREDREAFASLRVLAVGGDVLQPAACRALLESRFDGDLYNLYGPAEITTACTAHLVTEEDVAADVVPIGTPLAGVTVRLLGPGLDEVPAGERGEIVVGGPGLARGYLGRADLTAERFVTVQIDGTPVRMYRTGDLARRRADGTLLFVGRVDDQVKIRGYRVEPGEVEQALRRYPEVQDAVVLAGGEGDGRTLVAFVALADALNVKDLRGRVERDLPDYMVPSRIVILDEIPFTQHGKRDVVALRAELERQDARAEGVVAPRTETERYLAALWEELLNIEQVGRDDDFFTLGGHSLLAFRMSRRISRELDVRLPFNEILDNATLKDLAGELDSARTAGAVQ, from the coding sequence GTGACAGCCAACCAGAGCAACGGCACGCTGGTCGATCTCTTCACCCGGTCCCGGCGACGTCACGGCCAACGGCCGGCCGTCGGGGACGGCACGACCACCCTCTGCTACGACGAACTCGACCACCGGTCGGACGCGGTGGCCGCGCTGTTGCGCAGCCACGGGGTGGGCACCGAGGACCGGGTGGGCGTCTGCCTGCCCCGCTCGGTCGACTTCGCCGTCGCGGTGCTGGGCATCCTGAAGGCTGGTGCGGCGTACGTCGCGGTGGATCCCCGCTATCCGGACGCCCGCCGGGGCCAGATGCTCGTCGGCAGCGGCGCCGACGTCGTCCTGGGTGACCCGTCCGCCCGGCCGGCCGGCGTCACGGCGACGTTCGTGTCGATCTCCGACTGGTCCGGCTTCGCGGGTCATGGCGTCGACCAGCCGCCGCTGCCGGAGAACGCCGCCAGTGTGCTCTTCACCTCCGGTTCCGCCGGGGAGCCGAAGGCGATCGTGCTCGAGCACCGCAACCTGGTCTCCTTCGCGACCAATCCGAGCCTGCCGCGGCTGGGCCCGGAGGACCGGACGGGACAGATCTCCAGCGTCTCCTTCGACGCCTTCCACTTCGAGATGTGGAACACCCTCGCCGCCGGTGCGCAGCTGGTGATCCTGCCGGCGGTCCCGGATCTGCTCGCGGCGGATTTCCAACGGCAGATGAAGAGGTACGGCATCACCGCCATGCTCGTGCCCACCATGGTGGTCAACCACGTGGTGCGGGAGGATCGCGAGGCGTTCGCCTCGTTGCGGGTCCTCGCCGTCGGCGGTGACGTGCTGCAACCGGCCGCCTGCCGGGCACTGCTGGAGAGCCGCTTCGACGGCGACCTCTACAACCTGTACGGTCCGGCCGAGATCACCACCGCCTGCACCGCGCACCTGGTCACCGAGGAGGACGTCGCCGCCGACGTCGTACCGATCGGCACGCCGCTCGCCGGCGTGACCGTACGGCTGCTCGGCCCCGGCCTCGACGAGGTGCCGGCGGGCGAACGCGGTGAGATCGTCGTCGGCGGACCCGGCCTGGCCCGTGGCTACCTCGGCCGCGCGGATCTGACGGCGGAGCGTTTCGTGACCGTCCAGATCGACGGCACACCGGTCCGGATGTACCGCACGGGCGACCTGGCGCGGCGGCGTGCGGACGGAACGCTGCTGTTCGTCGGCCGGGTCGACGACCAGGTGAAGATTCGCGGTTACCGCGTCGAACCCGGCGAGGTCGAGCAGGCACTGAGGCGGTACCCGGAGGTGCAGGACGCCGTGGTGCTCGCCGGTGGCGAGGGCGACGGCCGCACGCTCGTCGCCTTCGTGGCCCTCGCCGACGCCCTGAACGTCAAGGATCTGCGTGGTCGCGTCGAGCGCGATCTGCCGGACTACATGGTGCCGAGCCGCATCGTCATCCTCGACGAGATCCCCTTCACCCAGCACGGCAAGCGGGACGTCGTGGCGCTGCGCGCCGAACTCGAGCGTCAGGACGCCCGTGCCGAGGGCGTCGTGGCACCGCGGACCGAGACCGAACGGTACCTGGCGGCGCTCTGGGAGGAGCTGCTCAACATCGAGCAGGTGGGCCGCGACGACGACTTCTTCACCCTGGGCGGCCACTCCCTGCTCGCCTTCCGGATGAGCCGACGGATCAGCCGTGAACTCGACGTCCGGCTCCCGTTCAACGAGATCCTGGACAACGCCACCCTGAAGGACCTCGCCGGGGAACTCGACTCGGCGCGTACGGCCGGAGCCGTGCAGTGA
- a CDS encoding TauD/TfdA family dioxygenase, with the protein MTVTQGLSLSLQSLVDAVAGWPEVGGRRLHRPDVQERLARAALAQVPGLPAAVLRIRQRLTDDGYALVGVPGLAAFPDVQRDAAVVAVSALFGRPSPVGETTNLLVWDVRPRPDLPAAQQAANVSISSGEACLHTDATFAPAPERWFGLWCVRPASDGGASVLVDARRVVEAMAAEPGARAAVELLRGTDVPLWNGRTLLPVRVLGGPGQPLVRYREDLIAEGLRRAGLGPTHPVTEAVDAFARRLGADSHRTRIRLAADEVLLVDNHRTVHAREHFADPERHLLRVRMSEGPVVPV; encoded by the coding sequence ATGACGGTCACGCAGGGACTCTCCCTGTCGCTACAGTCGCTCGTGGACGCGGTGGCCGGGTGGCCGGAGGTCGGCGGCAGGCGCCTGCACCGTCCCGACGTGCAGGAACGGCTGGCTCGCGCGGCGCTGGCGCAGGTGCCCGGCCTGCCGGCCGCGGTACTCCGGATACGCCAGCGCCTCACCGACGACGGTTACGCGCTCGTCGGGGTACCCGGGCTCGCCGCCTTCCCCGACGTCCAGCGGGACGCGGCGGTCGTCGCGGTGAGCGCGCTCTTCGGCCGGCCCAGCCCGGTGGGCGAGACCACCAACCTGCTGGTGTGGGACGTCCGGCCCCGGCCGGACCTGCCGGCGGCACAGCAGGCCGCGAACGTCTCCATCTCGTCCGGCGAGGCGTGCCTGCACACCGACGCCACGTTCGCGCCCGCTCCCGAGCGCTGGTTCGGGCTGTGGTGCGTCCGGCCGGCCAGCGACGGCGGGGCGAGTGTCCTGGTCGACGCGCGCCGGGTGGTCGAGGCGATGGCGGCCGAACCCGGTGCCCGGGCGGCGGTGGAGCTGCTGCGCGGCACCGACGTTCCGTTGTGGAACGGCCGGACGCTGCTGCCGGTCCGGGTGCTCGGCGGTCCCGGCCAGCCGCTGGTGCGGTACCGCGAGGACCTGATCGCCGAGGGGTTGCGGCGGGCCGGGCTGGGCCCGACGCACCCGGTGACGGAGGCGGTCGACGCGTTCGCCCGGCGGCTCGGCGCGGACAGCCACCGCACCCGGATCCGACTCGCCGCCGACGAGGTGCTCCTCGTGGACAACCACCGGACCGTGCACGCCCGGGAGCACTTCGCGGATCCGGAGCGTCACCTGCTGCGAGTCCGGATGTCCGAGGGGCCGGTGGTGCCGGTATGA
- a CDS encoding GNAT family N-acetyltransferase, producing MSPLLRLRTPRLLLRDFDPSDEAAVHAFAGDPVVTRYTDWGPNTPAESAAFVRGCVAQAADPHRTAFNLAAVADGVLVGSVAVWVENVTHRRGEIGFVFHPSVWNRGYATEAARELVRFGIAELGLHRISATCHPENIGSARVLGKAGLRQEGRLRDHLLARGRWRDSLLFAVVAPGADEAASGLRSQDETAFRSSDPATGRTL from the coding sequence ATGAGCCCTCTGCTTCGGTTGCGTACCCCACGCCTGCTCCTGCGCGATTTCGACCCGTCCGACGAGGCGGCGGTGCACGCCTTCGCCGGCGACCCGGTCGTCACCCGCTACACCGACTGGGGCCCCAACACCCCCGCCGAGAGTGCGGCGTTCGTGCGTGGCTGCGTGGCGCAGGCCGCCGACCCGCACCGCACGGCCTTCAACCTGGCGGCGGTGGCCGACGGCGTGCTCGTCGGATCGGTCGCCGTCTGGGTGGAGAACGTCACCCACCGCCGGGGCGAGATCGGCTTCGTCTTCCATCCCTCGGTCTGGAACCGGGGCTACGCCACCGAGGCGGCGCGGGAGCTGGTCCGGTTCGGCATCGCCGAACTGGGCCTGCACCGCATCTCCGCGACGTGCCATCCGGAGAACATCGGCTCGGCCCGCGTCCTCGGCAAGGCCGGCCTGCGCCAGGAGGGGCGGCTGCGCGACCACCTGCTCGCCCGCGGCCGCTGGCGGGACTCGTTGCTCTTCGCCGTCGTCGCACCGGGCGCGGACGAGGCCGCCTCCGGTCTCCGGTCGCAGGACGAGACGGCGTTTCGCTCTTCAGACCCTGCAACCGGGAGAACGCTGTGA